A section of the bacterium genome encodes:
- a CDS encoding peptidyl-alpha-hydroxyglycine alpha-amidating lyase family protein, protein MRVGSDEHTYDVQDSFGKLPDGWSYLEVSGVAVDGQDRVYVFNRGTHPMIVLDRDGTFLRSWGEGMFTRPHAATMAPDDTLWLVDDGDHTIRHCTLDGKVLLTIGTPNQPAPKWSGTPFNRPTHVALAADGSLYITDGYGNTRVHRFTADGRHLGSWGEPGTDPGQFNLPHNVGVDRTGRVYVADRENFRVQIFDSGGRFVGQWNNLYRPCGLYVDRQGDEDRVYVGELCSSIGVSEGIHNLGARLQIFAPSGRRLARIGAPLPGSGPGEFVAPHAVAVDSRGDVYVGEVSYTIRGKSLTPPRELRSLQKFVRVR, encoded by the coding sequence ATGCGCGTTGGGAGCGACGAGCACACCTACGACGTCCAGGACAGTTTCGGGAAGCTGCCGGACGGTTGGTCGTATCTGGAAGTCTCGGGCGTCGCGGTGGACGGGCAGGACCGCGTCTACGTGTTCAACCGCGGCACGCATCCGATGATCGTGCTCGACCGGGACGGCACGTTTCTCCGTTCGTGGGGCGAGGGGATGTTCACCCGGCCCCACGCCGCGACGATGGCGCCCGACGACACCCTCTGGCTGGTCGACGACGGCGACCACACGATCCGGCACTGCACCCTCGACGGCAAGGTGCTGCTCACGATCGGGACGCCGAACCAACCGGCCCCGAAGTGGAGCGGCACGCCGTTCAACCGGCCGACGCACGTCGCGCTCGCCGCGGACGGCTCGCTCTACATCACGGACGGCTACGGCAACACGCGGGTGCACCGGTTCACGGCAGACGGCCGGCACCTGGGGTCGTGGGGTGAGCCGGGCACGGACCCCGGCCAATTCAACCTCCCGCACAATGTCGGCGTCGATCGAACGGGGCGCGTGTACGTCGCCGACCGCGAGAACTTCCGCGTGCAGATCTTCGACTCGGGCGGCCGCTTCGTCGGCCAGTGGAACAACCTCTACCGGCCCTGCGGTCTGTACGTCGACCGGCAGGGCGACGAGGACCGCGTCTACGTCGGCGAGCTGTGCTCGAGCATCGGGGTTAGCGAGGGCATCCACAACCTCGGCGCGCGCCTCCAGATCTTCGCGCCGTCCGGCCGGCGTCTGGCGCGCATCGGCGCGCCGCTGCCCGGCAGCGGTCCGGGAGAGTTCGTCGCGCCGCACGCGGTGGCGGTCGATTCGCGGGGGGACGTCTACGTCGGCGAAGTGTCGTACACGATCCGCGGCAAATCGCTGACGCCGCCCCGCGAGCTGCGCAGCCTGCAGAAGTTCGTCCGCGTGCGCTAG
- a CDS encoding ABC transporter substrate-binding protein — MGNQGDRTDALTRITRRGLFGGAAAAAAGGWLGGDLAVGTAAAAPRRGGTLRIAEIGEPLTLDTVATTADLTSTITLPVFEELFIFDANWRIQPLLASGYTVSKDGLTYTFTLRKNVPFHNGRDMTPADVVSSLNRWGRVSPRGPSVYQYVDSVQPIGDGVVMKLKRPYAPLLAFLALPNGAAAIMPREIAEAAGTSPIKQFIGTGPYRFVEWAPDRYVKLARFDHYAARSEPLSGYAGKREAWADEVLYYPVSQVATRIAGVQSGDYDVADGINQDAYASLKNDQRVVPEIIRPGSFLTFFFNKKQGIMANEKLREAVLVALDMQPIMSATFGNPDLYSLYPSIYPKGTPWYTTAGSEWYNVHNVARAKDLMKEAGYAGQPVRWLTTQQYDYMFKSTVVATSQLQHAGFNVDMQVLEWAGVLDHRNKPADYDMFTTSHGFVPDPALITVFSSAYPGWYDTSTKNALLGEFTSEADPAARVKTWAKLQALMYKEAPIVRPGEFYGLLLRSRALETFRASYWIVPWNVAAVK; from the coding sequence GTGGGCAACCAGGGGGACAGGACGGACGCACTGACGCGAATCACGCGGCGCGGTCTGTTCGGGGGGGCGGCCGCGGCGGCCGCGGGCGGATGGCTCGGCGGGGATCTGGCCGTCGGGACCGCGGCGGCGGCGCCGCGCCGCGGGGGCACGCTTCGCATCGCCGAGATCGGCGAGCCGCTCACGCTCGACACGGTCGCGACGACGGCCGATCTGACGTCCACGATTACGCTCCCGGTCTTCGAGGAACTGTTCATCTTCGACGCCAACTGGCGGATCCAGCCGCTGCTCGCGTCCGGGTACACCGTCAGCAAGGACGGCCTGACGTACACGTTCACGCTGCGCAAGAACGTGCCGTTCCACAACGGCCGCGACATGACGCCGGCCGACGTCGTGTCCTCGCTCAACCGCTGGGGCCGGGTCAGCCCGCGCGGGCCTTCCGTCTATCAGTACGTCGACAGCGTCCAGCCGATCGGCGACGGCGTGGTGATGAAGCTCAAGCGGCCCTACGCGCCGCTGCTCGCTTTTCTGGCCCTGCCGAACGGCGCCGCGGCGATCATGCCTCGCGAGATCGCCGAGGCGGCCGGCACCAGCCCGATCAAGCAGTTCATCGGCACCGGCCCGTATCGTTTCGTTGAGTGGGCGCCGGACCGCTACGTCAAGCTGGCGCGGTTCGACCACTACGCCGCGCGCAGCGAGCCGCTGAGCGGCTACGCCGGCAAGCGCGAGGCGTGGGCGGACGAGGTCCTGTATTACCCCGTCTCGCAGGTGGCGACGCGGATCGCCGGGGTGCAGAGCGGCGACTACGACGTCGCGGACGGCATCAACCAGGACGCCTACGCGAGCCTGAAGAACGACCAGCGCGTCGTCCCGGAGATCATCCGTCCCGGGTCGTTTCTCACGTTCTTCTTCAACAAGAAACAGGGCATCATGGCGAACGAAAAGCTCCGCGAGGCCGTCCTGGTCGCGCTCGACATGCAGCCGATCATGTCCGCGACTTTCGGCAATCCGGATCTGTATTCACTGTACCCGAGCATCTACCCGAAGGGCACGCCGTGGTACACGACCGCGGGCTCGGAATGGTACAACGTGCACAACGTCGCGCGGGCCAAGGACCTGATGAAAGAAGCCGGGTACGCCGGCCAGCCGGTGCGCTGGCTCACCACCCAGCAGTACGACTACATGTTCAAGAGTACGGTGGTGGCGACATCGCAGCTGCAGCACGCCGGGTTCAACGTCGACATGCAGGTGCTGGAGTGGGCCGGCGTCCTCGACCACCGCAACAAGCCCGCGGACTACGACATGTTTACGACCTCGCACGGGTTCGTCCCCGACCCGGCGCTGATCACAGTGTTCAGCTCCGCGTACCCGGGGTGGTACGATACTTCGACAAAGAACGCGCTGCTCGGCGAGTTCACGAGCGAGGCCGATCCGGCGGCCCGCGTGAAGACGTGGGCCAAGCTCCAGGCGCTCATGTACAAGGAGGCGCCGATCGTCCGGCCCGGCGAGTTCTACGGCCTCTTGCTGCGCAGCCGGGCGCTCGAGACGTTCCGGGCCTCGTACTGGATCGTCCCGTGGAACGTCGCCGCGGTGAAGTGA
- a CDS encoding ABC transporter permease: protein MLSYLTGRLAALLPVLLVVAVVVFMLIHVTPGDPARILLGQDATDEQVAALRHDLGLDRPLPLQFALWIGRAVRGDLGLSFFLHLPVTADIAEHAGPTAMLSLLGLGVALAIGIPVGVVSAVFRNSWLDQASLALAMLGAAVPSFWLGLSLIVLFAVDLGWLPSSGYRPPGAGLGLSLHYLLLPALALGLPNSSLIIRFTRSSLLDVLGNDYIRTASAKGLPRPRVIFRHAMRNALVPILTVVGLTFAALMGGAVVTETVFSLPGIGQLVVSSVLRRDYPVIQGVVLLVATIYVLVNLAVDMMYFVVDPRVRY, encoded by the coding sequence GTGCTGTCGTACCTGACCGGACGGCTGGCGGCACTGCTGCCGGTGCTGCTGGTCGTCGCGGTCGTAGTGTTCATGCTGATTCACGTCACGCCCGGGGATCCGGCGCGGATCCTGCTCGGGCAGGACGCGACCGATGAGCAGGTGGCCGCGCTGCGGCACGATCTCGGCCTCGACCGGCCGCTGCCGCTGCAGTTCGCGCTGTGGATCGGCCGGGCGGTGCGGGGCGACCTCGGCCTGTCGTTCTTCCTGCACCTCCCGGTGACGGCCGACATCGCCGAGCACGCGGGTCCGACCGCCATGCTTTCGCTGCTCGGGCTCGGCGTCGCGCTCGCGATCGGCATCCCGGTCGGCGTCGTGTCCGCGGTCTTCCGCAACTCGTGGCTCGACCAGGCCAGCCTCGCGCTCGCGATGCTGGGGGCGGCCGTGCCGAGCTTTTGGCTCGGGCTGTCGCTCATCGTGCTCTTCGCGGTCGACCTGGGCTGGCTGCCGTCGTCCGGGTACCGGCCGCCCGGCGCCGGCCTGGGGCTCAGCCTGCACTACCTGTTGTTGCCGGCGCTCGCGCTCGGCCTTCCGAATTCGTCGCTGATTATTCGGTTCACGCGCAGCAGTCTGCTCGACGTGCTCGGGAACGACTACATCCGCACCGCGAGCGCGAAGGGGCTGCCGCGACCTCGGGTGATCTTCCGCCACGCGATGCGCAATGCGCTTGTCCCGATCCTCACCGTGGTCGGCCTGACCTTCGCCGCGCTGATGGGCGGCGCGGTCGTCACGGAGACGGTGTTCAGCCTTCCGGGGATCGGGCAGCTCGTGGTCTCGTCGGTGCTGCGGCGCGACTACCCCGTCATTCAGGGCGTGGTGCTGCTGGTCGCGACGATCTACGTGCTCGTCAACCTGGCGGTTGACATGATGTACTTCGTGGTCGACCCGAGAGTCCGGTATTGA
- a CDS encoding ABC transporter permease yields MVRRRRIVAVGLVLLLTVFGAALLAPQLAPYDPIALDVPARLAAPGHAHPFGTDEFGRDILSRTLYGARLSLAVGALVTLLATTAGIAAGLVAGTNRRADRVLMRIMDGLMAFPDILLAIALMASLGPSARNVVIALGFVYTPRIARIVRASVLVVASQEYVEAARAVGASLWRILLRHILVNTASPVIVQATFITAYAMLGEAALSFLGVGIPPQIPTWGGIISEGQVYLRQAWWISIFPGAAIVLSVLSLNLLGDGLRDFLDPRLRYS; encoded by the coding sequence ATGGTGCGCCGCCGCCGCATCGTGGCGGTCGGATTGGTCCTGCTGCTGACCGTATTCGGCGCGGCGCTGCTCGCGCCGCAGCTGGCGCCGTACGATCCAATCGCCCTCGACGTGCCGGCCCGCCTCGCGGCGCCGGGCCATGCGCACCCGTTTGGGACGGACGAGTTCGGCCGGGATATCCTCAGCCGGACGCTCTACGGAGCGCGGCTGTCGCTGGCCGTGGGCGCGCTCGTCACGCTGCTCGCGACGACGGCCGGAATCGCGGCGGGCCTCGTCGCCGGCACCAACCGCCGGGCGGACCGCGTCTTGATGCGGATCATGGACGGGCTCATGGCGTTTCCGGACATCCTGCTCGCGATCGCGCTGATGGCGTCGCTCGGCCCGAGCGCCCGGAACGTCGTGATCGCGCTCGGCTTCGTCTATACGCCGCGCATCGCGCGAATCGTCCGCGCGTCGGTGCTGGTCGTCGCCTCCCAGGAGTACGTTGAGGCCGCCCGCGCGGTCGGGGCGTCGCTCTGGCGCATCCTGCTGCGGCACATCCTCGTCAACACGGCGTCGCCGGTGATCGTCCAGGCGACCTTCATCACGGCCTACGCGATGCTCGGCGAGGCGGCGCTGAGTTTCCTCGGCGTCGGGATCCCCCCGCAGATTCCGACGTGGGGCGGGATCATCAGCGAGGGCCAGGTGTACCTCCGGCAGGCGTGGTGGATCAGCATCTTTCCGGGAGCGGCGATCGTCCTCAGCGTGCTGAGCCTGAACCTGCTCGGCGACGGGCTGCGGGACTTTCTCGACCCGCGCCTCCGCTACTCGTAG
- a CDS encoding ABC transporter substrate-binding protein produces MARSTSDGRMTRRQILAGGLALGGGLAGYDLVRGNLPEAFAAAATPKPGGTLVAAQEVDPVSLDPDTNSNFSALQGYEHVYESLTMYDEKTNVVPCLAEKWEIQNGGKTYVFHLRPNVKFHNGQPMTADDVKYSIDRVLDPKTASPWRDALASISQVTVVDPMTVRTDLSAPYPDLLGAFAMLRASGIMPKGLAERENLKIKAIGTGPFKLVEYVPQDHLTYVRNDDYWDKPYPYLKSMTFKILTEENARLAALRAGQVEYAALTAQGVAQLEHAPGITVMKAPNAWVALHYINVSQGPLRDARVRRAMRMAVDTNEIIQKALYGAGVPSGPVPTGYGDWSLDPSTLPFRKADIDGAKKLLAEAGYPNGGFAVEIKCSPQYPEFVASTLVVQQALRRLNINVNVVQMEWGAFVASHAQEIKTVGKEGGQIFASANTFRPGPDGYLYPYFASKGAANDGGYFNPKIEPLLAEARAIANHDQRRSLYVEIQRMLLEESPNWWWYAKYSLEALSTKVAGYRQSFTGRRIFLKKAWIAG; encoded by the coding sequence ATGGCACGCTCGACGTCTGACGGACGGATGACCCGGCGCCAGATCCTGGCCGGCGGGCTTGCGCTCGGGGGAGGCCTGGCCGGATACGATCTCGTGCGTGGCAATTTGCCGGAGGCGTTCGCCGCCGCGGCGACGCCGAAGCCCGGCGGGACCCTCGTCGCGGCCCAGGAAGTGGATCCCGTCAGCCTCGATCCCGACACCAATTCGAATTTCTCGGCGCTGCAGGGTTACGAGCACGTGTACGAGAGCCTCACGATGTACGACGAGAAGACCAACGTCGTCCCCTGCCTCGCGGAGAAGTGGGAGATCCAGAACGGCGGCAAGACGTACGTCTTCCATCTTCGACCCAACGTCAAGTTCCACAACGGGCAGCCGATGACGGCGGACGATGTCAAGTACAGCATCGACCGGGTGCTCGATCCCAAGACGGCCTCGCCGTGGCGGGACGCGCTCGCGTCGATCAGCCAAGTCACGGTCGTCGACCCGATGACGGTGCGCACGGACTTGAGCGCGCCCTATCCCGACCTGCTGGGCGCCTTTGCGATGCTCCGCGCGTCCGGCATCATGCCGAAGGGCCTCGCCGAGCGGGAGAACCTCAAGATCAAGGCGATAGGCACCGGCCCGTTCAAGCTCGTCGAGTACGTGCCCCAGGATCACCTGACCTACGTCCGCAACGACGACTATTGGGACAAGCCCTATCCGTACCTTAAGAGCATGACGTTCAAGATTCTGACGGAAGAGAACGCGCGGCTCGCGGCCCTGCGGGCCGGCCAGGTCGAGTACGCGGCGCTTACCGCGCAGGGCGTGGCACAACTCGAGCACGCGCCCGGCATCACGGTGATGAAGGCGCCGAACGCCTGGGTGGCACTGCACTACATCAACGTCAGCCAAGGGCCGCTGCGGGACGCCCGCGTGCGCCGCGCGATGCGGATGGCGGTGGATACGAACGAGATCATCCAGAAGGCGCTGTACGGCGCCGGCGTGCCGTCCGGTCCGGTTCCGACCGGGTACGGCGACTGGTCGCTCGATCCGTCCACGCTGCCGTTCCGCAAGGCCGACATCGACGGCGCGAAGAAGCTGCTGGCGGAGGCCGGTTATCCCAACGGCGGCTTTGCGGTGGAGATCAAATGCTCGCCGCAGTACCCGGAGTTCGTGGCCAGCACCCTCGTGGTGCAGCAGGCGCTGCGGCGGTTGAACATCAACGTCAACGTCGTGCAGATGGAATGGGGAGCCTTCGTCGCGTCGCACGCCCAGGAGATCAAAACCGTGGGCAAGGAGGGCGGCCAGATCTTCGCCTCCGCCAACACGTTCCGGCCGGGCCCCGACGGCTATCTCTATCCGTACTTCGCCTCCAAGGGCGCCGCCAACGACGGCGGGTACTTCAACCCGAAGATCGAGCCGCTCTTGGCCGAAGCGCGCGCGATCGCCAACCACGACCAGCGCCGCAGCCTGTACGTCGAAATCCAGCGGATGCTGCTCGAGGAATCGCCGAACTGGTGGTGGTACGCCAAGTACAGCCTCGAAGCCCTGTCCACGAAGGTCGCCGGGTATCGTCAGTCGTTCACGGGGCGGCGGATCTTCCTGAAGAAGGCCTGGATCGCCGGCTGA
- a CDS encoding ABC transporter permease, producing the protein MRYLIRRGLWTVAALLGVSVVIFLLVRLLPGTIVDILAGTEGQLSPAQQAAVMHQFGLDRPLPVQYLFWLGSMVRGDLGWSYRSGQPVAPLLVSRLPITVELAMLSVVGVALVGIPLGILASVSRSVRMKTAVQIVGLLGLSVPNFWIAILLIITASYLFHWLPALIYVPPWAEPWVNLQQMFLPVLSLALGLAAVVVRMTRSSMLEVLGQEYVTVAQAKGVPAWGVLLRHALRNALIPIITVLGLQMGYLLGGVVITEQIFGLPGLGWTLLNGVYQRDYPVVQGTVMFFAATFVLVNLAVDLTYTSLDPRIRYE; encoded by the coding sequence ATGCGGTATCTCATCCGGCGCGGGCTCTGGACGGTCGCCGCCCTGCTCGGCGTGTCCGTCGTGATCTTCCTGCTGGTGCGCCTGTTGCCGGGGACGATCGTCGATATCCTCGCGGGTACCGAGGGCCAGCTCAGCCCCGCGCAGCAGGCGGCGGTGATGCACCAGTTCGGCTTAGATCGGCCGCTGCCGGTCCAGTACCTGTTCTGGCTCGGCAGTATGGTGCGCGGGGACCTGGGTTGGTCATACCGGTCCGGGCAGCCGGTTGCGCCGCTCCTGGTCTCCCGGCTGCCGATCACGGTCGAGCTCGCGATGCTCTCGGTCGTCGGCGTGGCGCTCGTCGGGATTCCCCTGGGCATCCTGGCCAGCGTCTCCCGCAGCGTGCGGATGAAGACGGCGGTGCAGATCGTCGGCCTCCTGGGGCTCTCCGTGCCGAACTTCTGGATCGCGATCCTGCTGATCATCACCGCCTCGTACCTTTTCCACTGGCTTCCGGCCCTGATCTACGTCCCGCCGTGGGCCGAGCCGTGGGTCAATCTCCAGCAGATGTTCCTGCCCGTGTTGTCGCTCGCCCTGGGCCTCGCCGCGGTGGTGGTCCGCATGACGCGATCCTCCATGCTCGAGGTGTTGGGGCAGGAGTACGTCACGGTGGCGCAGGCCAAAGGCGTGCCGGCGTGGGGCGTGTTGCTACGGCACGCGCTGCGCAACGCGCTGATCCCGATCATCACGGTGCTGGGCCTGCAAATGGGCTACCTGCTCGGAGGCGTGGTGATCACCGAGCAGATCTTCGGGCTTCCCGGCCTCGGCTGGACGCTGCTCAACGGCGTCTACCAGCGCGACTATCCGGTGGTGCAGGGCACCGTGATGTTCTTCGCCGCGACGTTTGTGCTCGTCAACCTCGCCGTGGATCTGACCTACACGTCCCTGGATCCTAGAATTCGCTACGAATGA
- a CDS encoding ABC transporter permease, which yields MSQLGAAALPVERASVRARDRLSRRIGRTPPAVIGGLLVACVVLVALAAPLLAAHDPAAQIATPLLRPGGGFSGGTDQLGRDELSRIIFGARVSLYVGVLSVAVALALGGTAGVLAGFYGGWIDNVTMRVMDILFALPALVLAIAITAVLGPSLTNVMLAIGIVYAPTFARIARGPTLAVVRLPYVEAARAIGASTPAIMLRHIVPNVSAPLLVQTTVSLSTAILTEAALSFLGLGTQPPTPSWGLMLSDARQYMLIDPWVAVLPGLAIAVTVLGFNLLGDGLRDVLDPRIRTL from the coding sequence GTGAGCCAACTGGGCGCCGCGGCTCTGCCGGTCGAACGGGCGAGCGTTCGCGCCAGGGACCGGCTGTCTCGCCGGATCGGGCGCACGCCGCCCGCGGTCATCGGCGGCCTGCTCGTGGCCTGCGTCGTCTTGGTCGCGCTCGCGGCTCCGCTGCTCGCCGCTCACGATCCCGCCGCACAGATCGCGACGCCGCTGCTGCGGCCCGGCGGCGGCTTTTCCGGCGGGACGGACCAGCTTGGACGGGACGAGCTCAGCCGGATCATCTTCGGCGCCCGCGTATCGCTGTACGTCGGCGTGCTGTCGGTGGCGGTGGCCCTGGCCCTCGGCGGAACGGCCGGCGTTCTCGCGGGATTTTACGGCGGCTGGATCGACAACGTCACGATGCGCGTGATGGACATTCTGTTCGCGCTGCCGGCCCTGGTGCTGGCGATTGCCATCACCGCCGTGCTCGGTCCCAGCCTCACGAACGTGATGCTCGCCATCGGGATTGTCTATGCGCCGACGTTCGCGCGCATTGCGCGCGGCCCGACGCTTGCCGTCGTCCGCCTTCCCTACGTCGAAGCCGCCCGGGCGATCGGCGCCTCGACGCCGGCAATCATGCTCCGCCACATCGTGCCGAACGTCTCCGCGCCGCTGCTCGTGCAGACGACCGTCTCGCTGTCGACCGCCATCCTCACCGAGGCGGCGCTCAGTTTTCTGGGCCTCGGCACGCAGCCGCCGACGCCGTCGTGGGGACTCATGCTCAGCGACGCCCGGCAGTACATGCTGATCGACCCCTGGGTGGCCGTCCTGCCGGGCCTGGCGATCGCGGTGACCGTCCTCGGCTTCAATCTTCTCGGCGACGGGCTTCGGGACGTCCTCGATCCCCGCATCCGCACGCTCTGA
- a CDS encoding creatininase family protein yields the protein MPRQPYLFEHMTWEEVNGAVRAGRVALIPVGTIEDHGPHLPVDTDVVIASAFCERAARLAPDEIALLPCVRVGYSPHHMDFPGTLTIRWNTFVEYLADITRSLAHHGFTKMLMVNGHGSNRPLVEMAARITVVERPDVHCAYTSWWDLQDVRAAFNPLRASRTTSHACEAETSVYLAVDGSRVRMDRAAADNTYQQSPHFWGDLMGRKPDPAFKNPLWMTEYWSADSTNGIKGDPTEATAEKGEKALAAGAAELVEIIRELRARPIKPRMPHQVRPAQPLGIART from the coding sequence ATGCCAAGACAGCCGTACCTGTTCGAGCACATGACCTGGGAGGAGGTCAACGGCGCCGTGCGCGCCGGCCGCGTCGCGCTGATTCCGGTTGGAACCATCGAGGACCACGGGCCGCACCTGCCCGTCGACACCGATGTCGTCATCGCATCGGCGTTCTGCGAGCGGGCCGCGCGTCTCGCGCCGGACGAGATCGCGCTGCTGCCCTGTGTCCGCGTAGGATACAGCCCGCATCACATGGATTTTCCGGGTACGCTGACGATCCGCTGGAACACGTTCGTCGAGTACCTCGCCGACATCACGCGCAGCCTCGCGCACCACGGCTTCACGAAGATGCTGATGGTAAACGGCCACGGCAGCAACCGGCCGCTCGTCGAGATGGCCGCGCGCATTACGGTGGTGGAGCGGCCGGACGTGCACTGCGCGTATACCTCGTGGTGGGACCTGCAGGACGTGCGGGCCGCCTTCAATCCGCTGCGTGCGTCCCGGACCACGTCACACGCCTGCGAAGCCGAGACGTCCGTCTATCTGGCCGTCGACGGTTCCCGGGTCCGAATGGACCGCGCCGCCGCGGACAACACCTATCAGCAGTCGCCGCATTTCTGGGGCGATCTCATGGGCCGCAAGCCGGACCCGGCTTTTAAGAATCCCCTGTGGATGACGGAGTACTGGAGCGCCGACTCGACCAACGGCATCAAGGGCGACCCGACGGAGGCGACCGCGGAAAAGGGGGAAAAGGCGCTGGCCGCGGGCGCCGCGGAGCTTGTCGAGATCATCCGGGAACTGCGGGCCCGGCCAATCAAGCCGCGGATGCCCCACCAGGTGCGGCCGGCGCAGCCGTTGGGAATCGCAAGGACCTAG
- a CDS encoding nucleotidyltransferase domain-containing protein, with protein sequence MFTVDERDRVRDRILALARADRRIVAGAMIGSAAFGPGDRWSDLDLGFGVADGVSVAEVLVDWTAGLEREWGAVHLFDLQAGAATYRVFLFPGALQVDLSFAPAAQFGSRGPKFKLLFGTAVEHPRTEPLPVRHLLGLGVHHAVRARFCIARGRLWQAQHWIGEMREIGLTLACRRLGLETAQGRGYDDLPAEAANPFEEALVRSLEPVELLRALGAAIDGLLREAGDGRELALRVEAQLQALTSADFEG encoded by the coding sequence ATGTTCACGGTCGACGAACGTGACCGGGTGCGCGACCGGATCCTCGCGCTCGCGCGCGCCGACCGCCGGATCGTGGCCGGCGCGATGATCGGTTCCGCGGCGTTCGGGCCCGGTGACCGCTGGTCGGATCTCGACCTCGGGTTCGGCGTCGCCGACGGCGTGTCCGTCGCCGAGGTGCTGGTCGACTGGACGGCGGGGCTGGAGCGCGAGTGGGGCGCGGTACACCTCTTCGATCTCCAGGCCGGCGCGGCGACCTACCGGGTGTTCCTATTCCCGGGCGCCCTGCAGGTCGATCTGTCGTTCGCGCCGGCGGCGCAGTTCGGGTCGCGCGGACCCAAATTCAAACTGCTCTTCGGGACCGCGGTGGAGCACCCGCGGACCGAACCGCTCCCCGTCCGCCACCTCCTCGGGCTCGGCGTCCACCACGCCGTCCGCGCCCGATTCTGCATCGCGCGCGGGCGGTTGTGGCAGGCACAGCACTGGATCGGCGAGATGCGCGAAATCGGGCTGACCCTCGCGTGCCGCCGCCTCGGGCTCGAGACGGCGCAGGGCAGGGGATACGATGACCTGCCCGCGGAGGCCGCGAACCCGTTCGAGGAGGCGCTGGTCCGCTCGCTCGAGCCGGTCGAACTGCTGCGGGCACTCGGGGCCGCGATCGACGGGCTGCTGCGCGAAGCAGGCGATGGGCGCGAGCTGGCGCTGCGGGTCGAGGCTCAGCTGCAGGCGTTGACGTCGGCCGATTTCGAGGGGTAA
- a CDS encoding creatininase family protein — translation MVRRRVADEYRYEHLTWPEINDAVAMNKVIVLPVGSTEQHGHHLPLDVDAKLSSAVVYEAARRSPHEMLVLPPVAYGYCHHVMDFPGTINIEPSTFVKFLLDITRSVAYHGFKRIVVVNGHGSNHPLVEEVGRQTILQTDALCLTLSWWQLVAERWNREWRESVLPGGCAHACELETSMYQHVDPDGVRAEQIKTEMAAFMSLPGAGRWHAVDLTTSSPAAIVEWTSTYTVSGVIGEAARATAEKGRHVFEHAVAQMVDMVRWFRTRPRPERQDRHAVPPTFALPFGW, via the coding sequence ATGGTCCGGAGACGAGTGGCGGACGAGTACCGCTACGAACATCTGACCTGGCCGGAGATCAACGACGCGGTGGCGATGAACAAAGTGATCGTTCTGCCGGTCGGGTCGACCGAACAACACGGCCACCACCTGCCCCTGGACGTCGACGCGAAGCTGAGCAGCGCGGTCGTCTACGAGGCCGCGCGCCGGTCGCCCCACGAGATGCTGGTGCTGCCGCCGGTCGCCTACGGCTACTGCCATCACGTCATGGACTTCCCGGGCACGATCAACATCGAGCCGAGCACCTTCGTGAAGTTTCTCCTCGACATCACCCGATCCGTGGCTTATCACGGGTTCAAGCGCATCGTGGTCGTCAACGGCCACGGCTCCAACCACCCGCTCGTGGAGGAGGTGGGCCGCCAGACGATCCTCCAGACGGATGCGCTGTGCCTCACGCTGTCCTGGTGGCAGCTGGTCGCGGAGCGCTGGAACCGCGAGTGGCGCGAGTCGGTGCTGCCGGGCGGCTGCGCACACGCCTGCGAGCTCGAGACGTCGATGTATCAGCACGTCGATCCGGACGGCGTGCGGGCGGAGCAGATCAAGACCGAGATGGCGGCGTTCATGTCGCTGCCGGGCGCGGGGCGCTGGCACGCGGTGGACCTCACGACCTCGTCGCCCGCGGCGATCGTAGAGTGGACCTCGACCTACACCGTCAGCGGCGTGATCGGCGAGGCGGCGCGGGCCACGGCGGAAAAGGGCCGGCACGTCTTCGAGCACGCGGTCGCGCAGATGGTCGACATGGTGCGGTGGTTCCGGACGCGACCCAGGCCCGAGCGGCAAGACCGCCACGCGGTGCCGCCCACGTTCGCGCTACCCTTCGGATGGTAA